A window of Streptomyces sp. NBC_01224 genomic DNA:
ACGGAGGCCGAGGTGCGGCGCATGCTGACAGAGGTCAACGAGAAGATCCGGGCAGCCATCAGGCGGCCACCGCCGGGTCCCCTGCTGAACCTCAAGCCGTTCGACATCGACGCCATGGTCGAGGAGTGGCGCGCCGCGCGCGGACCGTCGTAGCGGTCGGGAGCCCGCGGACCCGGGAGTGGGTCCCCCGCAGCCGGATGCGTAATACTCGCCCCATGACATCGAGCATTACGCGTCCGGGTGACGGTGTGCGCAGCGAGACCGTACGAATCAGGCGGGCGACCGCACGGGACACTAAGCGGCTCACCCGACTGGTCAGGAAATCCCGCGCCTATGAGGGGCCCTACGCCGCCATGGTCGCCGGATACCGGGTGGGGCCCGACTACATCGAGACCCACCAGGTCTTCGCGGCCGTCGAGCCCGGCACCGACCGGCTCCTCGGCTTCTACTCGCTGATCCTCGCCCCGCCGGAACTCGACCTCATGTTCGTCGCCGACGATGCGCAGGGGCTCGGCATCGGGCGGCTGCTCATCGGGCACCTGCGCGACGAGGCGCAGAGCGCCGGCCTGACCGGCGTCCGCATCGTCTCGCATCCGCCCGCCGAGGGCTTCTACCGCAGTGTCGGGGCCCGGCGGACCGGCATCCTCGCGGCCAACCCGCCCGCCGTGATGTGGGACCGGCCCGAACTGGTACTGCCGGTCGCCTGACCTGACGCGGAAGGGCCCGGCCGGACCCGTGCACGGACCCCGGCCGAACCCCCTTTCCAGTGCGTCGTGTTACGAGGTCCAGCCCCCGTACGGACGCGTGATGATCTCCATGGCGTGACCGGCGGGATCGAGGAAGTAGACGCCGCGGCCGCCGTCGTTGTGGTTGATCTCGCCCGGATGCTTCTGATGCGGATCCGCGTAGTGCGTGATCCCGAGCTCCTTGATGCGGGCATACGCCGTGTCGAACTCCGCCTCCGAGACGAGGAAGGCGTAGTGCTGCATGACGATCGACGCTTCGGGAATGGTTGCGAAGTCCAGAGTGACCCCGTTCGCGGTGGCGACCGGTATGAACGGGCCCCATTCCCCGCCGACTTCCAGACCCAGTATGTTCGCCAGGAACTCGGCGGATTGCCGGTTGTCCCGGGCGTGAATGATGGTGTGATTCAACTCGACTGACACTGTGGAATGCCTCCAACGGGCATCTCACGGGCACCTCCACGCCTCACCCGGCCGGTGACCGACGCGCGATGCCGTACTCAAGATCCTAGGCGGGGTCGTGCCGGTCGTCGAGGCCCGGTGTGCCCGGTGTGAGGTCTACGGTGGGGGAGGAGGGGAAGGCGAAGTACTCCGCGCATTCGGACGGAGGCTCACGGTGACCTCGACACCCCACCTCCCCGGCGGTCCGGGCCGCGAAACAGGCCGCCACGAGACGCCGGAGGAACGGGCGGACCGGCAGTGGAACGAACTGCTCCAGGAACTGCGGGTGGCCCAGACTGGCGTCCAGATCCTGTTCGGCTTCCTGCTCGCCGTCGTCTTCCAGCCGCGCTTCACCGAGCTGTCGGACACCGACCGCACCATCTATGTGGTCACCGTGATGCTGGGCTCCGCCACTGTCGCCGCCCTCATCGGGCCCGTGTCGTACCACCGGCTGCTCACCGGACGTCGGCTCAAGCCACAGACGGTCACCTGGGCGTCACGGCTGACCGTGCTCGGGCTGGTCCTGCTGCTGTGCACCATGTGTTCCGCACTGCTGCTCATCCTGCGGGTGGCCCTGCACAACCCTCTCGCCCTGTGGCTGGTCGGCGGCATGGCGCTTTGGTTCCTGGTCTGCTGGCTCGTGTTCCCGGCCCGGGCGCTGGCCCGCTCCTCACTCCAGCGCGAGAAGTGACCGCTGTACGAGGGAGATCCGTTCAGCCGGAATCGCCGGCAGCGGGGCCCCGGATGTCCGTGACCGTGAAGAGCCCGCCGTCCGGGTCCAGCAGGGTCGCCTCGCTGCTGCCCTGCCCCAGCGGACGCTGCTCGACCAGACTGCCGCCGTGCTGTCGCGCCGCCTCGACCGTGGCCGCCAGATCGGCGACGGGGAAGTGGAC
This region includes:
- a CDS encoding GNAT family N-acetyltransferase translates to MTSSITRPGDGVRSETVRIRRATARDTKRLTRLVRKSRAYEGPYAAMVAGYRVGPDYIETHQVFAAVEPGTDRLLGFYSLILAPPELDLMFVADDAQGLGIGRLLIGHLRDEAQSAGLTGVRIVSHPPAEGFYRSVGARRTGILAANPPAVMWDRPELVLPVA
- a CDS encoding VOC family protein; its protein translation is MSVELNHTIIHARDNRQSAEFLANILGLEVGGEWGPFIPVATANGVTLDFATIPEASIVMQHYAFLVSEAEFDTAYARIKELGITHYADPHQKHPGEINHNDGGRGVYFLDPAGHAMEIITRPYGGWTS
- a CDS encoding DUF6328 family protein, which produces MTSTPHLPGGPGRETGRHETPEERADRQWNELLQELRVAQTGVQILFGFLLAVVFQPRFTELSDTDRTIYVVTVMLGSATVAALIGPVSYHRLLTGRRLKPQTVTWASRLTVLGLVLLLCTMCSALLLILRVALHNPLALWLVGGMALWFLVCWLVFPARALARSSLQREK